One Pecten maximus chromosome 7, xPecMax1.1, whole genome shotgun sequence genomic window carries:
- the LOC117331572 gene encoding uncharacterized protein LOC117331572 produces MRRSRMPEDTKLGMHPYSAEACQIPQLPHLSIDTMTLSQLRDLIPYLLTLVRGKTADLAGKDAKPDWWPTDIPWSDTKTDVTQQETVWTDMLRNVVKSCYKHMGQESSLRSKAHAKTRSSQNYSVLQTYLQHASRVKAGKGKKYNAKPYAEIYVCFFCEKEFMDRSEMRQHQEKCVERPPTLQIVGTPPRQTLSSRGPPPISPSPKMLFSEKNIRPSKDLFIRLVNLVPQKKADKIRAKHRYSQEIDCEKIDLDEPMSPTTPRTPKSLISQLSRDDSAATSKKRLSYSEPVDSDRESVASGSCEEGEGGTVQKGKSLLSIDLSSLLGQRIQKHIHTESGLLVIPNAEQFCKTPVKNDTLGKLRHRVVTFPVTYKARKKNVANYAHEYTFNSRQKREHFRRVRTGLNISSYKLLKSLPQCMVSMNQLNDRELRRWLSRFIYNKLKGIKTAVVQEEAVFPKEPLLMSKDIDNLLGLKRRSGSNSNPPLSLANVVSEQVNAEASKQKLTLYRCLLSDVSSYSVLYGDKDFAAKSATEKGRQSSQSSKTNKGFVLPGNPPFSSVLDLPVYPKSRSDDDISVLSMSSDEESLKSGCCMECRRRKLGQPTPDQVFRSPSVSPMSSPITDSKAKLVKNVTLPVNMPLQINPYASSSMVKSPDVSPCSCLSSPGSDYDHKIYPSPTSSTKSSSGLSTISQKLNVKGFPSPKKCPSIGLGNQAEVRRTRSTSTLTDNVYKIESLLTASKTEESASLRSLHNSKSTSPAQDIVLPLSPSSCPSPGSSNDGAVSPVRDMPPSVESLSAQRRILRASRSESPGVSIHTQSESPKKSLGLPTLRVLLKSSGANAKKDLILSLSNLSPHSSSPSKSVEPTRRSKRILSSGSPGGSPAKLRKLETR; encoded by the exons AGAAGGAGCAGAATGCCAGAAGATACTAAACTTGGAATGCACCCTTATTCTGCAGAGGCATGTCAAATTCCTCAGCTTCCTCATCTCTCTATCGACACCATGACACtg AGCCAGTTGCGCGACCTCATTCCCTACCTATTGACTTTGGTCCGTGGTAAGACAGCAGACTTGGCTGGAAAGGATGCAAAGCCAGACTGGTGGCCTACTGACATACCATGGAGTGACACCAAGACTGATGTTACTCAGCAGGAA ACTGTCTGGACAGATATGCTGCGGAATGTGGTAAAAAGTTGTTACAAACACATGGGCCAGGAAAGCTCACTGCGCTCGAAAGCTCATGCCAAAACTCGCAGCTCG CAAAATTACTCTGTGCTTCAAACGTACCTTCAGCATGCATCCAGAGTAAAAGCAGGGAAAG GAAAGAAGTATAATGCCAAACCGTATGCAGAGATCTATGTCTGCTTTTTTTGTGAAAAAGAGTTCATGGATCGCAGTGAGATGCGGCAACATCAGGAGAAATGTGTTGAGCGTCCTCCTACTCTTCAGATTGTTGGCACGCCTCCACGTCAAACCCTATCCTCACGAGGCCCACCACCAATCAGTCCATCCCccaaaatgttgttttctgaaaaaaatattcggCCATCAAAGGATTTGTTTATCAGACTGGTTAACCTGGTTCCTCAGAAAAAAGCTGATAAGATTCGTGCAAAACACAGATATAGTCAAGAGATAGACTGTGAGAAAATAGATCTTGATGAGCCAATGTCACCAACTACACCACGCACTCCTAAGTCTCTCATCTCACAACTCAGTCGAGACGACAGTGCAGCAACATCAAAAAAGCGTTTGAGCTACTCAGAACCTGTGGATAGTGATCGCGAAAGTGTTGCAAGTGGGAGTTGTGAGGAGGGGGAGGGAGGTACAGTGCAGAAGGGGAAGTCACTTCTATCCATTGATCTGTCTTCGCTTCTGGGCCAGAGGATACAGAAACATATACACACAGAAAGTGGACTGCTTGTAATACCAAATGCAGAACAATTCTGTAAAACACCAGTTAAAAATGACACCCTTGGTAAACTGAGACACAGAGTTGTGACATTTCCAGTGACGTATAAAGCAAGGAAGAAAAATGTGGCTAATTATGCACATGAGTACACATTCAATAGTAGACAGAAGAGAGAACATTTCAGACGAGTGAGAACTGGATTAAACATATCCAGTTACAAGCTGCTAAAAAGTCTACCACAGTGTATGGTGTCTATGAATCAGCTGAATGACAGAGAACTACGACGATGGTTATCACGGTTCATATACAACAAGCTAAAAGGCATCAAAACTGCAGTAGTTCAGGAGGAGGCAGTGTTTCCCAAGGAGCCTCTTCTCATGTCCAAGGATATAGACAACCTACTGgggctaaagagaagatctggCAGTAACAGCAATCCACCATTGTCTCTTGCTAATGTTGTGTCTGAACAAGTTAACGCCGAGGCTTCCAAACAGAAACTCACCTTGTACAGGTGTCTGCTGTCCGATGTTTCATCTTACAGTGTTTTGTATGGTGACAAGGACTTTGCTGCCAAATCAGCTACTGAGAAAGGTCGGCAGTCTTCACAGAGTTCCAAGACCAATAAGGGCTTTGTGTTGCCAGGGAATCCACCCTTCAGCAGTGTTCTAGATCTGCCTGTCTACCCAAAGTCACGGTCAGATGATGACATCTCAGTTTTATCCATGTCGTCTGATGAAGAGTCGCTGAAGTCAGGGTGTTGTATGGAATGCAGGAGGAGAAAGCTAGGCCAGCCAACTCCTGATCAAGTGTTTCGGTCGCCATCTGTGTCTCCCATGTCTTCACCCATTACTGACAGTAAGGCTAAACTTGTAAAGAATGTGACATTGCCCGTCAACATGCCACTACAAATTAATCCCTACGCATCCTCATCCATGGTGAAGTCACCAGATGTCTCGCCTTGCAGCTGTCTCTCTTCTCCTGGTTCTGACTATGACCACAAAATCTATCCCTCTCCAACCTCCTCAACCAAGAGCAGTAGTGGGTTGTCAACAATTTCACAGAAACTAAATGTGAAAGGATTTCCCTCCCCAAAGAAATGTCCATCTATTGGACTTGGAAATCAGGCAGAGGTTCGTCGTACACGATCAACATCAACACTTACAGACAATGTGTATAAAATAGAAAGCTTGCTGACTGCCAGTAAAACTGAGGAGTCGGCATCGCTCAGGTCTTTACATAACAGCAAGTCAACTTCCCCAGCACAGGACATTGTTCTGCCCCTCTCACCTTCCTCCTGCCCATCTCCAGGCAGCTCTAATGATGGCGCCGTCTCTCCTGTAAGAGACATGCCACCAAGTGTTGAAAGCTTGTCTGCACAGCGACGCATTCTCAGGGCCTCCCGTTCTGAGTCACCTGGTGTTTCTATCCACACACAAAGTGAATCACCTAAGAAATCACTAGGTCTGCCAACACTGAGAGTTCTTCTGAAAAGCTCTGGTGCGAACGCTAAAAAAGATTTAATTCTTAGTCTCTCCAACTTGAGTCCTCATTCATCCAGTCCTTCTAAGTCTGTGGAACCAACACGGCGGTCCAAGAGGATCCTGTCCTCTGGGTCTCCGGGGGGCAGTCCAGCCAAGCTTCGCAAGCTGGAAACAAGATAG